Proteins from one Mesorhizobium sp. M9A.F.Ca.ET.002.03.1.2 genomic window:
- a CDS encoding GlxA family transcriptional regulator, with protein sequence MNDPVQGGRQFGFLLVDKFSMFSLAAAIDTFRSANRLLGHDFYGWTTVSADGDAVMASNGLPLKVDYAVADLPPVDILFVSVGLTTEFPGKSKVLAALRSWGRRGNALGALSVGSYLLAEAGQLEGYRCTIHWENRAGFVERFPDINCTGNVFEIDRKRYTCAGGTTSIDLMLEIVRSDFGSSLANGVANQFQHERIRSAGDRQRVGPERDLTGKSEKLRRTVELMADHLDEPLSAVQLAKSAGLSVRQVERLFLRHLSVTPGRYYMRLRLERARELLRQTNMPILDVAIATGFTSHSYFAQSYRLQFGRPPSEERRTTY encoded by the coding sequence ATGAACGATCCCGTTCAGGGCGGCCGGCAGTTCGGGTTCCTGCTGGTCGACAAGTTTTCCATGTTCTCGCTGGCCGCAGCGATCGACACGTTCCGGTCGGCGAACCGGCTGCTCGGCCACGACTTCTATGGCTGGACGACGGTGTCGGCCGACGGCGATGCCGTCATGGCCTCCAACGGCCTGCCGCTCAAGGTCGACTACGCAGTCGCCGATCTGCCGCCGGTCGACATCCTTTTCGTCTCGGTCGGGCTGACGACCGAATTCCCGGGCAAGAGCAAGGTGCTGGCGGCGCTGCGCAGCTGGGGCCGGCGCGGCAACGCGCTCGGCGCGCTGTCGGTCGGCTCCTATCTGCTCGCCGAGGCAGGCCAGCTCGAAGGCTATCGCTGCACTATCCACTGGGAAAATCGCGCCGGCTTCGTCGAGCGGTTTCCCGACATCAACTGCACCGGCAACGTCTTCGAGATCGACCGCAAGCGCTACACCTGCGCCGGCGGCACCACCTCGATCGACCTGATGCTGGAGATCGTGCGCAGCGATTTCGGCTCGAGCCTCGCCAACGGCGTCGCCAACCAGTTCCAGCACGAACGCATCCGCTCCGCCGGAGATCGCCAGCGTGTCGGGCCGGAACGCGACCTGACCGGCAAATCGGAGAAGCTGCGGCGCACTGTCGAGTTGATGGCGGATCATCTCGACGAGCCGCTGTCGGCGGTTCAGCTGGCCAAGTCAGCCGGCCTGTCGGTGCGTCAGGTCGAGCGCCTGTTCCTGCGCCACCTCAGCGTGACGCCCGGCCGCTATTATATGCGGCTCAGGCTTGAGCGGGCGCGCGAATTGCTGCGCCAGACCAATATGCCGATCCTCGATGTGGCGATCGCCACCGGCTTCACCTCGCACTCCTATTTTGCCCAGAGCTACCGGCTGCAGTTCGGCCGGCCGCCTTCCGAAGAGCGGCGCACGACATATTGA